The DNA sequence ATCGTTGTATCAGGGGGCATTTTCATCACAAAAAGGGTAAGTGGGAGACAAACAACTAAAATAATCAAACCTAAGATGGCATAAGTTTCTTGATAAGAAAGATCAGTTAGCATTCTTGAAACAATTTGCATCCAAATGAATGATCCTGTTCCCGCACCTGCCATCGCAATTCCAAGTGCCATCCCTTTTTTATCTTCAAACCAGTGTGTTATAGCAGTCGAAATAGGAATGACTGTTAAACACGATGTTCCGATTCCAACAATAACAGCAATCACATAGAACATCCAAATCTGAGTGGCCAACGAATAACAGAAAAAGCCGCCACCGGCTAGAATCGCACCTAGTGACATGATAGCTTTAAGTGGAACTTTCGAAATTAGTTGACCAATGATAGGAGACATCAAGGCTGTTGTAATGGCACCAATCGTAAACACAAAGGAAAACGATGAAATCGAAAGTCTTAAATGCTTCGTCACAGGATCGATAAATAAAGACGTAATGTTATTGATAATACTGAATGAAACAGCCATGATTAAAAAACAAGCGGCTAAGACTAGATATTTACGAAATTTAAGTCTATTTGACATATATTAACCTCCAAATCTAGTGTCTTCATTAGGATTAGATTCTTGGAGGGAATTTATGTAGAAAACATCTAAAAGTAAGGGATGTCATTGAAAATTCTTTTTTAATTTATCAAAAGTGAATATCTTATTAGAAGGGTGAGTATATATGAGGTAGTTTTAAAAAAATTGAGGGGAGAGAATAAGATGAATTTAATAGGTGGACTGTTTACCTCTATCATTGGATTAGGAGTATTAGGTTTGATTGTTTGGTTTTGGGTGTTAGTCTTTACTGCTTTAGTCAGAGCTAATCAAGCATTAAAACTATATATTGAAAAGAATAAATAAGTTATCCACAGAACCAAAAAAGGAACCGTTTGACGGTTCCTTTTAAATTATTTAACAGCAATTGCTTCAATTTCGATTTTGGCATCACGTGGTAAACGAGCCACTTGCACACAAGCACGAGCAGGTTTATGTTCAGAGAAATATTGCCCATAAACCGTGTTAACCACAGCGAAATCATTCATATCTGCTAAGAAGATTCCGCATTTCACAACATTTTCTAAACCATATCCCGCTTCTGTTAGAATCGCTTGAATATTTTTTAAACATTGATGTGCTTGAGCTTCGATCTCATCAGATACAAATTCCATCGTTTGTGGATCAAGTGGGATTTGACCAGAGATATATAATGTTCCATTTGCTTCAATGGCTTGAGAGTAAGGTCCAATGGCTTGAGGGGCATTTGGTGTTGCAATAACTTTCATTTGATTTCCTCCTTGAGTATGATTGGGATTTTTAAATGCACTTATCATTTTCATTATAACATATCCATATAATGGTTTTAAGAGTTATGATTCGATATATTGTGTGATACAATAAAGATAAATTATAAGTGGAAAATATAGGATGAATGATAAGTGGTTTAATGGAGGGAATTGAAGTGGAAACTGTAACATTTCAAATGATAGTAGAGGCGGCAAGAAACTTTAGAAATATTATTAAAGAGACTGATTTTTGTTACTCTGAATCTTTAAGCGATTTAACAGGAGGAGAAGTTTATTTAAAATTAGAAAATCTTCAACAATCAGGATCATTTAAAATTCGAGGCGCTTATAATAAAATGATTCATTTATCAGATGAAGAAAAAGCTTGTGGAGTTGTTGCGTCAAGTGCGGGTAATCACGCACAAGGTGTTGCGATTAGTGCAACTAAGCTAGGAATTAAATCAACGATTGTCATGCCTAAGAGTGCGCCATTTGCAAAAATTTATGCGACACGTAAATACGGGGGTGAGGTTGTTTTAGAAGGAGAAGTTTACGATGAGGCTTATCAAAAAGCATTAGAAATTAAAGAAGCAACTGGGGCAACGTTTGTTCATCCCTTTAATGATCCTTATGTTATTGCAGGTCAAGGAACGATTGGACTTGAACTTTTAAAGGAGCAACCTGATTTAGATGTTATTTTAGTACCAATTGGTGGGGGAGGGATTGCGTCAGGGATTGCTTTAGCCGTTAAGAGCATTAATCCAAATATTAAAGTCATTGGCGTTCAAACAAAGAATGCCCCTTCAATGTATGAGTCAGTTCGAAGTGGTCATATTGAATCAATTCCTGTAAATAAGACGATTGCAGATGGGATTGCGGTTGGGAGACCCGGTGATTTAACGTTTCCTTTAATTCAACAATACGTTGATGAGATTGTGACTGTATCAGAAACAGAAATTTCGCAAGCCTTTTTATTGTTACTCGAGAATTGTAACCTTGTTTGTGAAGGAGCGGGTGCTGTTTCAGTTGCTGCTATGCTTTCAGGTCAGTTAGATCTTAAAGGTCAGAAAGTGGGTGCTGTTCTTTCTGGAGGAAATATTGATATTAACCTAATTGAAAGTATCATTAATCATGCAATGATTGCGACTGGACGACGAACAGAAATTAAAGTGTCCATTAATCATAAGCCCGGAGAATTAAGTGCCTTTTTAAACACAATCGCCGAAGAATTAGGGAATGTGGTAGTCATTCGTCAAAGTCGTCATCGAGAAGGTGTATCAATGTATGACTTAGAAGTGACAGTTGTTGTTGAAACACTAGATGTTGAGCATAAACAACGCTTAATTCAAAAACTGATTGAAACAGGATATGAGATTGAGTATACTAACTAGCCATTTTAATCGAAATATATTAAAATGAAGATAACATCTAGAAAGATAGGAGTTGGACTCACAATGTTAATTTATAATACGTATACGCGTGAGAAAGAAGAATTTAAACCGATTGAAGAAAATAAGGTAAAAATGTATATTTGTGGACCAACCGTGTATAACTATATTCACATTGGAAATGCACGTCCTGTATTATTTTTCGACTTAGTTCATCGTTATTTTAAATATTTAGGATATGAGGTTGAGTTTGTTTCAAACGTAACAGACGTGGATGATAAAATTATTAACCGTGCCATTGAAGAAGAAGTAACTGAAGCAGAGATTGCTGAAAAATATTTAAATTACTTTTTAGAATGTAATCAGCTATTAAATGCTTTACCATTCACTTCAATGCCAAAAGTAACTGAAAATATGGATGAGATGATTCAGTTCATTCATGAATTAGTTGAGCGTGGATTTGCTTATGCGGTTGATGGAGATGTGTACTTCCGTATTGATAAAGTACGTGAGTATGGTCAATTATCAGGAAAGAAAATTGAAGAGTTAGAAGTTGGAGCTCGTATCGCAGAAGATTCTAAAAAAGAGAACCCATTAGACTTTGTGTTATGGAAAAAAACTGATAAAGGAATCACATGGGATTCGCCTTGGGGTGCGGGACGCCCAGGTTGGCATACGGAATGTGTGGTTATGATCGGAAAAGAATTTGGCGGTAAGATTGATATTCATGGTGGCGGAACAGACCTTCAATTCCCTCATCATGAAAATGAAATTGCTCAATCAATCTGTATGAATGGTCATAGCTTAGCAAATTACTGGATGCATGTGGGACGTTTAGGTTTAAATAACGAAAAAATGAGTAAGTCTTTAGGAAATGTGATTAATGTTAAAGATTTAATTGAAGCAATTGATGCGAATGCCTTCCGTTTATTCATGTTATCGGTTCATTATCGTCAACCAATTAACTACACAGAAGAAAATATTCAGTTAGCAGTGAAAGAGTGGCAAAAAATTAAATCAACGTTTGAACAATTACACTTAAAACTTGATTTAGCCGAAGCATTAGAGGTGGAAGGAGAGGTCGTTCCTGAGATTGAAGATTTAATGCAACAATTTACAGCAGCACTTGAAGATGACTTCAATACATCAAATGCGATTACAAGTTTATACGGTGTGATTAAAGAAATTAATAAAATGACACGTGCAAAAGCAAGTGATGCAGCTTGTAAATATGCCTTAATGACACTTCAAAATATGGCTTATATTTTTGGATTTGATTTAAGTAAGAAACGTTTAACTTTAGAAGAGCGCAAGTTAATGAAAGCTTGGGAAGAAGCACGCAAAGCGAAAGACTTTACGAAAGCAGATGAGCTAAGAGCACAATTACAGGCTTTAAATGTTTTATAAAATGAGATATGATAATAAGGATTCCATTCGAAAGGATGGAGTCTTTTTTATTGAATTTAAGAAAAGAGTTCATGTTTAGTGCCATTTATTAGAAGAGAAGATTAGAGTTTTTCGTAGAAATGACTCGAATTCGTGAAAGTCACGGTTTGAATTGGCTTTTTCGTTAAAAGATAATGATTTAGTGTATAATAATGACGATATTAGAAAAGGCGCGTGAGAAGATGGAAGTAAATCAAATGAATAGTACGATGTTAGCCTTTGTTGGAGATTCGTACTATGACTTAAAAGTTCGTGAGATGCTTTGTAGACGTGGGATTAATAAACCAAATCGTCTGCATCAATTAGCAGTCAAATATGTTTCTGCTCATGCACAAGCCACGACTTTAGCTTATTTAATAGAACAAAATCTCTTAACAGAGAAGGAATTAGAAGTGGTTAAAAAAGGACGTAATACGAAAAGTCGTTCCGTTCCTAAAAATACGGATGTGTTAACTTATACCCATTCAACAGCGTTTGAAGCGTTAATTGGGTATTTATATTTAACGGAACAAGCACAACGATTAGATGAAATCGTGTCTTATAGTATCGAATTTAAAGATGGGGTGACAAACTAATGGCGAAACCAGTAAAAGGTGCGAAAAAAGATAAAGCATCAAAACGTGATTACAAACAAGCTCCTAAAAAAGAAGGAAAAGCTATTTCTAAAAAAGATAGCAATCGTGAAGTTATTTACGGAAAAAATACGGTGAATGAAGTATTAGAATCAAAACGCAAAGTCTTTGAAGTGATTGTTACTGATGCGGTTGCTCAACATGATGCGGGATTAATGGAATTAGTGGAGAAACAAAACATTTCTTGCAAAGTATTACCTAAGCAAAAGTTTGAGCAAATGGCTAAAGATAAATATGATGTTAAAGGAAATCATCAAGGTGTCTTAGCAATCGTTGAGCCATATGCATACATGCCTTTAAATGATTTAATCAAAAAGGCCACTCAAAAAGAAGAACCCGCGTTCATTCTGATTTTAGATGGTCTTGAGGATCCACATAACTTAGGAGCGATTTTACGTACGGCTGATGCATCAGGTGTAGATGGAATTA is a window from the Turicibacter bilis genome containing:
- a CDS encoding RidA family protein, which produces MKVIATPNAPQAIGPYSQAIEANGTLYISGQIPLDPQTMEFVSDEIEAQAHQCLKNIQAILTEAGYGLENVVKCGIFLADMNDFAVVNTVYGQYFSEHKPARACVQVARLPRDAKIEIEAIAVK
- the ilvA gene encoding threonine ammonia-lyase; the protein is METVTFQMIVEAARNFRNIIKETDFCYSESLSDLTGGEVYLKLENLQQSGSFKIRGAYNKMIHLSDEEKACGVVASSAGNHAQGVAISATKLGIKSTIVMPKSAPFAKIYATRKYGGEVVLEGEVYDEAYQKALEIKEATGATFVHPFNDPYVIAGQGTIGLELLKEQPDLDVILVPIGGGGIASGIALAVKSINPNIKVIGVQTKNAPSMYESVRSGHIESIPVNKTIADGIAVGRPGDLTFPLIQQYVDEIVTVSETEISQAFLLLLENCNLVCEGAGAVSVAAMLSGQLDLKGQKVGAVLSGGNIDINLIESIINHAMIATGRRTEIKVSINHKPGELSAFLNTIAEELGNVVVIRQSRHREGVSMYDLEVTVVVETLDVEHKQRLIQKLIETGYEIEYTN
- the cysS gene encoding cysteine--tRNA ligase, with product MLIYNTYTREKEEFKPIEENKVKMYICGPTVYNYIHIGNARPVLFFDLVHRYFKYLGYEVEFVSNVTDVDDKIINRAIEEEVTEAEIAEKYLNYFLECNQLLNALPFTSMPKVTENMDEMIQFIHELVERGFAYAVDGDVYFRIDKVREYGQLSGKKIEELEVGARIAEDSKKENPLDFVLWKKTDKGITWDSPWGAGRPGWHTECVVMIGKEFGGKIDIHGGGTDLQFPHHENEIAQSICMNGHSLANYWMHVGRLGLNNEKMSKSLGNVINVKDLIEAIDANAFRLFMLSVHYRQPINYTEENIQLAVKEWQKIKSTFEQLHLKLDLAEALEVEGEVVPEIEDLMQQFTAALEDDFNTSNAITSLYGVIKEINKMTRAKASDAACKYALMTLQNMAYIFGFDLSKKRLTLEERKLMKAWEEARKAKDFTKADELRAQLQALNVL
- a CDS encoding Mini-ribonuclease 3, whose protein sequence is MEVNQMNSTMLAFVGDSYYDLKVREMLCRRGINKPNRLHQLAVKYVSAHAQATTLAYLIEQNLLTEKELEVVKKGRNTKSRSVPKNTDVLTYTHSTAFEALIGYLYLTEQAQRLDEIVSYSIEFKDGVTN
- the rlmB gene encoding 23S rRNA (guanosine(2251)-2'-O)-methyltransferase RlmB, with product MAKPVKGAKKDKASKRDYKQAPKKEGKAISKKDSNREVIYGKNTVNEVLESKRKVFEVIVTDAVAQHDAGLMELVEKQNISCKVLPKQKFEQMAKDKYDVKGNHQGVLAIVEPYAYMPLNDLIKKATQKEEPAFILILDGLEDPHNLGAILRTADASGVDGIIIRKDRSVGLTSTVAKLSTGAIEHVPVACVANLTVAINQLKEAGLWIAGTDASEAQDYRTLDASLPLGLVIGSEGKGMSRLVREACDFKVYLPMRGHVTSLNASVAAALLMYEIYNKRNPIK